A genomic window from Solanum stenotomum isolate F172 chromosome 10, ASM1918654v1, whole genome shotgun sequence includes:
- the LOC125843149 gene encoding uncharacterized protein LOC125843149: MGDNTSPNTSKKQKKDSEVAPNHAKHTKFYNHFLFKASLLVIFVVVLPLFTSEAPDFINQTLQTRSWEVLQLIFVGIAVSYGLFSKKSDETDKEHNTKFDNAQSYVSGLLHASSVFDDDTDNHDENKVQTWNNQYRRGNNPVVIENHSLNEQRAINSRIGEKPLLLPIRSLKSRVLDDHLEESNGLSSKSRNGDFVVSSPKKLVESLEENVVRPSPIPWRSRSARNMEMKEDGDLVKKIEPFSLRSQSFRLPKNSNNNSNSSSPRTLSPSQSRKLSFSPESQSKIVNEDVVRKKSFRKSNPPPPPPPPPPPHFFYKMKSTSSVNNDNVISSDKELRRSIRSVPMDSTRGEKLQTTRKAYSGTTTELKPFIGSTRTKEFICPEADEETFIGTTDKMMHESYNFSTKSRFMEFPNEEKKEYVEKFLVESDQEDSETDSEDYDYFEENAEKTEIETQSDHEGPDVDKKADEFIAKFREQIRLQRIESIRRSAGQPTRNLVR, translated from the coding sequence atggGAGACAACACATCTCCTAACACCTccaaaaaacagaaaaaagactCTGAAGTTGCACCAAACCATGCAAAACATACTAAGTTTTATAACCATTTTCTCTTCAAAGCTTCACTTCTTGTGATTTTTGTTGTTGTGCTTCCACTTTTCACCTCAGAAGCTCCTGATTTCATTAACCAAACTCTTCAAACAAGAAGCTGGGAAGTTCTTCAGCTTATATTTGTTGGCATAGCTGTTTCATATGGACTTTTTAGCAAAAAAAGTGATGAAACAGATAAGGAACATAACACAAAGTTTGATAATGCTCAATCCTATGTATCTGGATTACTTCATGCCTCATCTGTTTTCGATGATGATACCGATAATCATGATGAAAACAAAGTTCAAACTTGGAATAATCAGTACCGTAGAGGTAACAATCCTGTTGTAATAGAAAATCATAGCCTTAATGAACAGAGAGCTATTAATTCAAGAATTGGCGAAAAGCCTCTTCTTTTACCTATTCGAAGCTTGAAATCGCGTGTTCTTGATGATCATTTGGAAGAAAGTAATGGATTAAgttcaaaatcaagaaatgggGATTTTGTTGTGTCAAGTCCTAAGAAATTGGTGGAGAGTTTAGAGGAAAATGTTGTTCGTCCATCGCCTATTCCATGGCGATCAAGATCAGCAAGAAACATGGAGATGAAAGAAGATGGTGATTTAGTTAAAAAGATTGAACCTTTTTCTTTAAGGTCTCAATCTTTTAGATTACCTAAGAATAGTAATAACAACTCAAATTCCTCTTCACCAAGAACTCTTTCTCCTTCACAATCAAGAAAATTGTCCTTTTCACCAGAATCACAATCCAAGATTGTTAATGAAGATGTAGTCAGAAAGAAAAGTTTTCGTAAATCGAAtcctcctccaccaccacctccaccaccaccaccacatTTCTTCTATAAGATGAAATCAACCTCTAGTGTTAATAATGACAATGTAATTTCATCTGATAAGGAATTGAGGAGAAGCATAAGGAGTGTGCCAATGGATTCGACACGCGGTGAAAAGCTCCAAACAACAAGAAAAGCATATTCAGGAACAACAACAGAATTGAAGCCATTTATTGGAAGTACAAGAACAAAAGAATTCATATGTCCTGAAGCAGATGAAGAAACTTTTATAGGAACAACTGATAAAATGATGCATGAAAGTTACAACTTTTCGACAAAATCAAGATTCATGGAATTCCCAaatgaagagaagaaagaatatgTTGAGAAATTCCTTGTGGAAAGTGATCAAGAGGATTCAGAGACTGATAGTGAAGATTATGATTACTTTGAAGAAAACGCGGAGAAAACAGAAATTGAAACTCAGAGTGATCATGAAGGACCAGATGTTGATAAGAAAGCTGATGAGTTTATAGCAAAGTTTAGGGAGCAAATTAGGCTTCAGAGAATTGAATCCATCAGAAGATCAGCAGGGCAACCTACAAGAAACCTTGTAAGATAA
- the LOC125842482 gene encoding homeobox-leucine zipper protein HAT4-like, whose translation MMVEKEDLGLSLSLSFPDNNNKKNTQLNLSPFNLIQKTSWTDSLFPSSDRNIETCRVETRTFLKGIDVNRLPAMGDADEEAGVSSPNSTISSVSGNKRTEREANNCDQEEHEMERGSDEEDGETSRKKLRLSKDQSAILEESFKEHNTLNPKQKLALAKRLGLRPRQVEVWFQNRRARTKLKQTEVDCEFLKRCCENLTEENRRLQKEVQELRALKLSPQFYMQMTPPTTLTMCPSCERVAGPPSSSSGPTSTPMGQAQPRPMPFNLWANALHPRS comes from the exons atgatgGTTGAAAAAGAAGATTTGGGGTTAAGTCTTAGCCTCAGTTTTCCAGATAATAACAATAAGAAGAATACTCAGCTCAATCTTTCACCTTTCAATCTCATTCAAAAAACTTCTTGGACTGATTCCTTATTCCCTTCTTCAG aTCGGAACATTGAGACATGTAGAGTGGAGACAAGGACTTTTTTGAAGGGAATCGATGTGAATCGGCTGCCGGCGATGGGTGACGCCGACGAAGAAGCCGGCGTTTCGTCACCGAACAGTACGATTTCGAGTGTAAGTGGAAATAAGAGAACTGAAAGAGAAGCTAATAATTGTGATCAAGAGGAACATGAAATGGAAAGAGGTTCTGATGAAGAAGATGGAGAAACTTCTAGAAAGAAATTAAGGCTATCAAAAGACCAATCTGCCATTCTTGAAGAAAGTTTCAAAGAACACAATACACTCAATCCT AAACAAAAGCTGGCTTTGGCCAAAAGACTGGGATTGAGGCCTAGGCAAGTTGAGGTGTGGTTTCAGAATAGGAGAGCAAG GACAAAGTTGAAGCAAACAGAAGTTGACTGTGAGTTCTTGAAGAGATGTTGTGAGAATTTGACAGAGGAAAACAGGAGATTACAGAAAGAAGTTCAAGAGTTGAGGGCATTAAAGCTTTCACCTCAATTCTACATGCAAATGACCCCTCCCACCACCCTCACCATGTGCCCTTCATGTGAGCGTGTTGCGGGCCCACCGTCATCCTCATCTGGGCCCACATCCACACCAATGGGCCAGGCCCAACCCAGGCCCATGCCATTTAACCTATGGGCCAATGCACTACATCCTAGATCATGA